Genomic segment of Deltaproteobacteria bacterium:
TGGACATGGGTGAAGAGGCTCTTTCGGAGATGATCAGGGAGTTGAAAAAGGAACCAAGGTTCAGATACTTCGGCGTCTCGGTCTATTCCCCTGAATATGCTCTGAGGGCCCTGGGAATCGATGAGGTTGATTTCGTCCAGTTGCCGTATAATGTTTTTGACCAGCGCGCCTTTTTCCAAGGGGTTTTCGATTTTGCAAGGGAGCATGATAAAAAAGTATTTGTTCGAAGCATATATTTGCAGGGTCTCCTATTAATGAATCCGGAAGACCTCCAGGGCGAGTGGACCTTTTCAAGGTCTCCGCTGGAATCTTTTGCCCGATATGCCTCCTCCCATCGCTTGCCCCCGAAATTGCTGGCCCTGGCCTTTGTGGTACGGACTGCCCCTGGAGCGATGTTCGTGATAGGGGCCGAAACCCCGGATCAAGTCTCGGAAAACCTGACCCTCTTCCAGGAAGCAGAGACCGTCCCCTTACCCGAAATGCATCCATTGGCTTCCAATGATCCCAGGCTTATCAATCCATCCTTTTGGCCGAGGTAGTACTTGAGACAATCCTTGTTGATCCGAGACCTTTGAAAAACGTTCGATTTTGTTCAAGGCCAAGACAAACGAAAATTTTAACCACTGGAATACATTGAGTATTTCGAGGATTAAAATTTGTCCGCGCTTCGCTTGGACTCCCCATCCTTCGGGCGGGTCCCCGGTTTGGGTCTGACGCAAAGCTTAGGGAAAAGAGGGCGTTTTTCAAAGGTCTTGATCCTTTCCCGCGTATTGGGTGGGGCGACGGTTGGTCATGAAAATTATAGGAATCATCCAGGCGAGAATGTCCTCGACCAGGTTGCCTGGAAAGGTCTTGCTCGAGGCTGCGGGTAAGCCCCTGATCCTTCATATGCTGGAGCGGATGAGCCGATGCAATTCCCTGGACTCCTTATGGCTCGCCACTTCCGAGGAAAGGGATGACGATCTCCTTGCGGAGACCGTCGAGGCGGCCGGGTACCAGGTGTTCAGGGGAAGTCTTGAAAATGTACTTTCCCGGTTTTGGCGCATTTGTAAAAAGGAGAAGGCAGACATTGTGGTGAGATTGACGGGAGACTGCCCACTCCACGATCCGGAGGTCGTCGATTCTGTTGTCGATTTTTTCTTAAAAGGCGGGGGGGCTTATGATTACGCCTCCAATGTCCTGCCGCCCACTTATCCTGACGGCCTGGATACTGAAGTTTTTTCGGCTCAGGCCCTTCAAGAGGCCTATCAAGAAGCATCCCTGGATTTTGACCTGGAACACGTGTCCCCTTATATCCGCCGTACGACCAAAGAAAGGGGACGGATGGGGAATTTTTACGGGCCTGCTGATTTTTCCCACTTGCGCTGGACACTGGACGAACCCGAGGATTATGTCTTTATCAGGTCGGTCTACGAGGACCTTTACCCCGCAAAAAAAACGTTTGGATGGCTGGACGTGATCGCATGGCAAACAAGGGAACCCGAGAGGCTTCAAATCAATGCCATGCACAAGAGGAATGAAGGCTCATCGGGTGGGTGAGCGCATCCCTTGTTCAAGACCCCAAGGTATGAATCCATGACGGACCCAATATCCAGATACAGAAAGAGCAAAAAACTCCTGGCCAGGGCGAAAAAGGTCATTCCCCTGGCATCTCAGACCTTCAGCAAGAGCCACATTCAGTATCCAGAGGCCTCACCCTATTTCCTCGTCCGGGGAAAAGGCTCCCGTGTCTGGGACGTGGACGGTAACGAGTACATCGACTTCGTAAACGGCCTCCTCCCCGTGATCCTCGGATATTGTGACCCTGACGTCGACAAGGCCGTCATGGAGCAGATGAAGAGAGGGGTTACCTTCAGCCTGGCTTCGCCCCTGGAGTGCGAGTTGGCCGAGATGCTCGTGGATCTCATCCCCTGCGCCGAGATGGTGCGGTTTGGGAAGAGCGGGTCGGATGCCACCGCCGGGGCTGTCAGGGTGGCCCGAGCCTACACGGGACGGGAGAGGGTAGCAGTTTGCGGTTATCACGGGTGGCAGGATTGGTATATCGGATCCACGGTAAGGAACAAGGGGGTGCCTGAATGCGTGAGGCGCTTGACGCATCCCTTCACTTACAACGACCTCCCTTCCCTGGAGCGCCTCTTTGATCAATATCCCGGTGAAATCGCGGCGGTGATTCTGGAGCCTATGAATGTGGAAGACCCTGCTCCACGGTTTCTTGAGGGTGTGAAGGAGGTCACCCATAAAAACGGGGCGATCCTCGTGTTTGATGAGATCATAACGGGGTTCCGGTACGCCCTGGGAGGGGCGCAAGAACTTTTCGGTGTTGTACCGGACCTTGCCGCTGTCGGCAAGAGCATGGCGAACGGGTATCCCATTTCAGCCGTCGTAGGGAGAAAAGAATTGATGAAGGAAATGGAGGAGGTATTCTTTTCCTTTACTTTCGGCGGCGAAACCCTATCCATCGCAGCGGCGATTGCGACGATCCAGAAGCTTATGAAGGAGTCGGTCATTCAGTCCCTGTGGGATAAGGGGCAGGTAATCATGGACGGGGTGTTCCGTATCATTCAGAAGCAAGATCTGGGAGGGGTCATCCAGGTCAGGGGCAAGCAGCCTTGGAGCCTCCTAGACATCAGGGACCACGAGAAGTTCACATCTTGGGAGATCAAGAGCCTCATAAAGCAGGAGATGCTGCGAAGGGGGATTCTCATCTCC
This window contains:
- a CDS encoding aldo/keto reductase; this translates as DMGEEALSEMIRELKKEPRFRYFGVSVYSPEYALRALGIDEVDFVQLPYNVFDQRAFFQGVFDFAREHDKKVFVRSIYLQGLLLMNPEDLQGEWTFSRSPLESFARYASSHRLPPKLLALAFVVRTAPGAMFVIGAETPDQVSENLTLFQEAETVPLPEMHPLASNDPRLINPSFWPR
- a CDS encoding glycosyltransferase family protein; this encodes MKIIGIIQARMSSTRLPGKVLLEAAGKPLILHMLERMSRCNSLDSLWLATSEERDDDLLAETVEAAGYQVFRGSLENVLSRFWRICKKEKADIVVRLTGDCPLHDPEVVDSVVDFFLKGGGAYDYASNVLPPTYPDGLDTEVFSAQALQEAYQEASLDFDLEHVSPYIRRTTKERGRMGNFYGPADFSHLRWTLDEPEDYVFIRSVYEDLYPAKKTFGWLDVIAWQTREPERLQINAMHKRNEGSSGG
- a CDS encoding aminotransferase class III-fold pyridoxal phosphate-dependent enzyme, which gives rise to MTDPISRYRKSKKLLARAKKVIPLASQTFSKSHIQYPEASPYFLVRGKGSRVWDVDGNEYIDFVNGLLPVILGYCDPDVDKAVMEQMKRGVTFSLASPLECELAEMLVDLIPCAEMVRFGKSGSDATAGAVRVARAYTGRERVAVCGYHGWQDWYIGSTVRNKGVPECVRRLTHPFTYNDLPSLERLFDQYPGEIAAVILEPMNVEDPAPRFLEGVKEVTHKNGAILVFDEIITGFRYALGGAQELFGVVPDLAAVGKSMANGYPISAVVGRKELMKEMEEVFFSFTFGGETLSIAAAIATIQKLMKESVIQSLWDKGQVIMDGVFRIIQKQDLGGVIQVRGKQPWSLLDIRDHEKFTSWEIKSLIKQEMLRRGILISASHNLSYSHSSEDLETLLRSYDEVMGLLRKALDNGNLPELLIGNPIEPIFKVR